Proteins from a single region of Apium graveolens cultivar Ventura chromosome 7, ASM990537v1, whole genome shotgun sequence:
- the LOC141674671 gene encoding uncharacterized protein LOC141674671, with protein sequence MNAIAWNCRGVGSARTVRVLKEMIKSHKPDLLFLSETLEDSNKVASLAPKISFVNFYSVDKQGRGGGLAIFRSNKLNYSVFYASNNHIDVQIHESSDKKGKHGHLYNVLEGFRSVAEDSSLIEVELTGGEYTWEKSKGTSSWVRERLDRCFANDSWWSKFPLCTLTVFYVAVSDHDPIKLDMLNTFISKKNFRFRFENTWLKEPNFYSEISNYWQHLPAMHLLPKLVEISKYMAQWGREVFHKFRDKIMRQKKIIDDLKDREDDDGVQMYFEEKDKFHELLIHEETYWQQRVKKFWLKEGDTNSKFFHKATSSRKKLNHIGNLKTEMGWWCQITKD encoded by the exons ATGAATGCCATAGCCTGGAATTGTCGAGGTGTGGGCTCAGCTCGTACAGTTCGTGTGTTGAAGGAGATGATAAAATCTCATAAGCCCGATTTACTATTTTTATCTGAGACTCTAGAAGACAGTAATAAGGTTGCATCTCTGGCACCAAAAATTAGTTTTGTTAATTTTTATTCAGTAGACAAGCAGGGTAGGGGAGGAGGTTTAGCAATTTTCAGGAGTAATAAGTTAAACTATTCTGTTTTTTATGCTTCGAATAATCACATTGATGTTCAAATCCATGAAAG CAGTGATAAGAAAGGAAAGCATGGACATCTATATAACGTGTTGGAAGGGTTTCGAAGTGTAGCGGAGGATAGCTCTCTCATAGAAGTGGAGCTTACAGGTGGAGAATATACATGGGAAAAGAGCAAAGGGACGTCCAGTTGGGTTCGAGAAAGACTAGATAGGTGTTTTGCAAATGACTCGTGGTGGAGCAAATTTCCGTTATGCACTCTTACAGTTTTTTATGTCGCAGTCTCCGATCATGATCCTATCAAACTTGACATGCTGAATACGTTCATATCAAAAAAGAATTTTCGCTTTCGTTTCGAGAATACATGGTTGAAGGAGCCTAATTTTTATTCTGAAATCTCGAACTATTGGCAACATCTTCCAGCTATGCATCTTCTCCCAAAGTTAGTAGAAATCTCAAAATATATGGCTCAATGGGGCAGAGAAGTTTTCCATAAATTCAGAGATAAAATCATGAGGCAGAAGAAGATTATTGATGACCTTAAGGATAGAGAAGATGATGATGGGGTTCAAATGTATTTTGAGGAGAAAGATAAATTTCATGAACTGCTAATTCATGAAGAGACGTATTGGCAACAAAGAGTAAAGAAGTTTTGGCTAAAAGAAGGAGATACCAATTCCAAATTCTTCCATAAAGCAACTTCGAGTAGGAAAAAATTAAATCATATTGGTAATCTTAAAACAGAGATGGGGTGGTGGTGTCAAATCACGAAG GATTGA
- the LOC141674670 gene encoding uncharacterized protein LOC141674670: protein MTPFIAYLKDGTLPEDKNKAMYMKHKAARFFLESDQLYRRTFSAPTLKCVDSEKVDYYLREVHKGIFGDHLEAKALSYKIIRQGYYLPTIHSDIVAYVKKCTQCQKFSNVPK, encoded by the coding sequence ATGACTCCTTTCATAGCATATTTGAAAGACGGAACACTCCCGGAAGACAAGAACAAGGCCATGTACATGAAGCACAAAGCCGCCCGCTTCTTCCTGGAAAGCGATCAACTATACAGAAGAACCTTCTCGGCACCCACTCTGAAATGCGTGGATTCGGAAAAAGTAGACTACTATCTCCGGGAGGTCCACAAAGGTATTTTTGGAGATCACCTGGAAGCCAAAGCTTTGTCTTACAAGATTATCAGGCAAGGTTACTACTTGCCCACGATCCACTCCGACATTGTTGCCTATGTCAAGAAGTGCACTCAATGCCAGAAATTCAGCAATGTCCCTAAGTAG